TGCGGACAAAGTAGTCGGCGCCGCTTGCGAGGACATGCTCGTCGTTATTTTTTTTTGCGGGACATCAGAACATCGCTGCCCGTTCTTTATACTCCGCACGCAACACCAGCGCGCCACTGGCCGTGCATTTCCGTAGGCCCCTTCCTCCGTGTCCGAAGCAATTCCCTACCGCCGATGCAAATATGGCGTGCTCGCTCCGAAGGCGACCACGTGGCCCCATGCGGATCCACATGGCTCCGCAGTCTACGACAAAACTGAAAATGGTCACGTGTGCGTGAGAACTAGGAAGTTCTGTAGTTGTGCGCCGGGCATTCCTAGTCGAGTGCGCTCGTGTTCACGTTTTCCTCAACCTACACTCAGGTCATCCTCAAGTTTGTAGAATGGCTGCTCGTCCTACTGTGAACGTTCGAGGAGTCGACGGTGCGGCTACGGGCTCGCTGCCTCTTCCGGCGGTGTTCACTGCCCCGATCCGCCCGGATGTCGTCGCGGCTATTCACTGTGAGTAACTTTTACCAGAGACGAAATATGGCGATGGCATCTTTTTTGTCGAAAGTCCATATTGCAACGTCGCGTATCGCGCTTGCAAGCAAACACTCGACACTTTTAGATGCCTTGCTGTGTTTTCTCTCTCTTTCCCGAACGCGAATACTAACACTTTTTAGCCAACATTGCCAAGAACAAGCGTCAGCCTTACGCCGTTGCTTCCAACGCCGGTCACCAGACCTCGGCTGAGTCGTGGGGTACTGGTCGCGCTGTCGCCCGTATCCCCCGTGTTGGCGGTGGTGGTACCCACCGTTCGGGCCAGGCTGCCTTTGGTAACAtggctcgcggcggtcACATGTTCGCCCCCACCAAGGTCTGGCGCCGCTGGTTCATCAAGACTAACCAGGCCCAGCGCCGCTACGCTACTGCCTCGGCTCTTGCTGCCACTGCTCTCCCCTCGCTGGtgctcgctcgcggccacCGTGTTGAGGAGATCGAGGAGGTTCCTCTGAtcgtctcgagcgaggtTGAGTCGTACACCAAGACCAAGGAGGCTGTTGCCGTGCTCAAGGCCCTCAACGCCTACAACGACGTTGTCAAGGTCTCGAACTCGCGCAAGATCCGCGCCGGTGTTGGTAAGCTGCGCAACCGCCGTCACacccagcgccgcggccctcTTGTCATCTACAACGAGGACAAGGGTCTCGTCAAGGCTTTCCGCAACCTGCCCGGTGTGGAGCTCGTCAGCGTGCACAGCCTCAACCTCCTCCAGCTCGCCCCCGGTGGCCACCTTGGCCGCTTTGTGATCTGGACCGAGGACGCTTTCAAGCAGCTTGACAGCATCTTCGGCACCTACGAGTCCGCCTCGGAGGTCAAGTCTGGCTTCCGCCTCCCCGCTGCCAAGATCTCCATGCCCGATGTCACTCGTCTCATCAACTCGGATGAGATCCAGAGCGTCGTTCGCCCGGCTGGCCCGAAGCAGACCAAGCGCCCTTTCACGCAGAAGAAGAACCCTCTGCGCAACCGCGCTGTTCTCTTCCGCCTCAACCCTTACGCCCAGGCTTCGATCCGCAACGAACTCCGCGAGCAGGCCCAGCGCCAGGCTGGCAAGCTCAAGAAGAACACCAAGACTCCCCGTACCACCACGAGCCCGGAGTTCTtcgagcagctccttgCCCCGTAAATGGGTTAGCCAGTTGCTCACGGGATGTTCACGCGTTTCTCTGCTGGATTGTACGAAGTAGCCCATTCACTAGCGAGCCATCCCGTGGCTTTCTGTGTTTTGGTGCAGATGTCTTCTTTCGTCTCAAAACTGCTTGCTAGCTTTCTAATCTGGATATAGTCAGCGTTAGATCCTAGTGACTAGAAACCGCAATGCTACAGATTTGCTCTCTATAAGTTGGTGCCCGTCAGAAGGGAAAAAATGCATGCGAAACCAGGAACGGCTGGAAAGAAAAAAATCGTACACAGGCCATTATCGGCGATCATTGTTCCCTAGAGGAAAAACACTAACGAGAGTTTAGCTACGGACATAGGAGGTTTGCGCGCCGTAGCCAGACGGCAAAGAGCGAAACAAACAAGAAAGTAAGCCAATGAGGCATTGCGGAGTAGACTCCGCTTAGACAAGGTACGAGCGGACCCTGTCGAAGCCGGGCTTGTATTTCATGTTGTTTTGGTTAACCTGCGCGTTGGTCAAACCACAGAGCAAGTCCGTGTCCCAGCTGCTAGCGAGCTGGAAGGGGTGGTGCGGGTCGTTGTTGCGGCCAAAGTCACCAATGCTCTTGGAGCCCTTGGTGTACTCGGGCCATCCGCCGCGGAAGTGGCGCAGACCGTTCTGGGGGTCCTTGACGAACTCGACGTTCGCCTCGCGGTAGGCCTGAGCAACCTTACCACGGATGTAGTTGTTGtccgtcgtcggcggcagGTTGGCGATGGGACCAGggtcgctcgccgaggcaccCGACTCGATAAAGTGCAGCTGCTTCCAGGTGCCCCACGCGTACGGCGTGTCGCTACCGTGGTAGGTGAGCAGCTCCTTGTACTTGTCCGGCGTGTCAGGGATATAGAACGACGGGCCGAAGCGGTAGCGCCAAGTCGGAGCCACACCGTGGCGGAGGTCGGCCTGGACACCGGCCGGGCACACCCACACCTCAGCGGTGATAATGGGGCCCACGAACGGCGCAAGGTTGGCAGTGTGGATCAGGAAAGCATTACCCTCATCCTTGTTATTGCCGATGAGCATGGGGATATCGACGAACTGCTTGTTCTCCAGACGTTCGTAGTAGTTGTCAAAGGTCGTCACATGGTCAACAGCCAACGTGAACTTGGCGTTCTTCGTGAAAGAGGCCTGCATCAGGGCACTCCAAGGCTTCTGTTGCATGCAGCGGAACTGCTTGTGGTCATTCGAGGTACCACAGCCGACCTCCTGGGCAACTAGGTTCCAGGAGCTGTTGTGTCCCTGGAAGGTGTCGCTGCTGTTCGCCAGGAAATAGCGACCGAGCGACGTCATCGAACCACTCTGAAGGATCAGACCGTTGACCAGCTTGGCCGAAGGCTTGTTGTGGTGTGCGAAAGCCCAGTTGTCCACCGAGCAGGCACCGGTGCTCGTACCACCGATCGTGATCTTATCCGGGTCACCACCAAAGTGCGCAATGTTCTTGTGTACCCACTCGATGGCGTAGTCGATGTCCTTCAGACCGGGGTTACCACCGGTGTACTCGCCCTTACCGTCGTGCTGGTCGGGATGCAGTTGGGGCGACAGGGGGTAACCAAAGATCCAGTTACGGAAGTTGGCGCTGACGGAAATCACATCGTCCTTGCTGACGAGCGTGTCACCGCGGTACATCTCGATACGGTTCGAACCCCACTCATAGGAGCCACCATAGAAGTTCAGCCAGACAGGAGCCTTGTGCGTGCCGTTCGACTTCTTGTAGTTCTCCCAGAAGTTCTTACCCACGTAAATGTTCATGTTCAAGCAGTCCTCGCTCTGCGTGTCGTTCTTGAACACGTCGGGGCTAAGACCAAAGATCTGCACAGCGGTCACCGACTCAGGGCTACCGTGCTGAGGGCAGCTCCAGCCGTAGTGCGTAGCGTCACGGATACCATCCCACTTGGGCGCGGGCTGCGGAGGACGGAAACGGTTGGAGCCGGCCGTGTCGGCACCAAAAGGCACACCGAGCCACTGGTAGGCGCCCGAGGTCTCGTTCAGACGACCGCGGACCTGACCCTCGTTAGTGCGCACGACAAGGAactcgtcgctgccgctgcccgAACCGCCAGTCTGGCTAGCGCTCGCGCTAGAGCTCGAACTCTTCGACTTGGAGCCGGACTTGGAGCCAGACTTGGAGCCGGACTtcgacgcgctctttgacgCGCTGTCcgacgcgtgcgacgcgtgcgGAGAGCTCTTCGACGCGTGCGAGGAGCTGCTCTTGTGGCcagacgacgagctcgacgggTGGTTCCACTTCTCAGCCAGGCTCGTGTGGTTGATGCGACGCGCCATGTTCTGGTGGTGATGCACTGCGAGGTTGTGCGCAACGtggtgctcgcgcgcagcaaCATTGTTAACGTTGACAATGAGGCCAGCAAGCACCACAAAGGCGAAGAGAGCCTTCATCTTGAAGAGGCTAGCAATCGCCATGGTGTTCGACAAGGGGAGGACCGGGTGCgacgcgtctcgcgcgaAGCGAGCTATTATTTGCCGGGTGCTGAGCTCGGCACGTGCATGAGATTTGTCGCGTAAATCTTGCAGCAGGCTGGCGTACCCTGCGCCGGCAAGGGCTCGGCATGTGGAGGCTTGGGCAACGACCAAGGGCTGCAGCAAGGATCCTCCCTTTTGACAGACCATATCACACAGTCCAGGGCTGCCCGGATTCCCATGAACGATGATCCGTAAATCTCTCTTGATTGGTTCATCATTTCCTATTTGCTAAGAAATGCTTTGATAATGAGATGGGTGTGTTAATCTCGAGAGCATCCCGTTTGGCAGTTGGATTCGCCCTCACGTCCCATAGTCGCCTAGAAGACGTGCTCCCCATGATTCATACTTTCCATGCTTTCCGCTCAGCAGCGTTTTGCCATAGCTGAGCACCGCACGCCATTAGAAAAACGCCTGCCAAAAATATTTTCTAATACCCTTTCGATGGCGTGATTTTTTGAACGCATCGTTTCATTATGCGCAGGGACAGACTCCTAAGAGGCTAGAATTTGGCCTGGGGCAGGTGTTGCGTCTTCTCTCCTGCGAAGCTTTTCCTTGCTTAAAAGCTACGCAGTAGCCCTAAGGACGCCTCTTTAAACCTTATTCCTCATGTCGAACGGCGTCGACATGACAGGGGGGAATTCCCCCTTGTCTACGGATCATAAAGGCAAGATGGGAGAGCATGAAGACATTCTCCCTGAGCTTCTACCCGACTgcggcgacgacgtcgaggcggcggtgaACAGCGAAGTCCCTCAAGGTCGTCAGGTTGGTGTCATCTCGGCCATCTTCCTAATGGTGAACCGTATGCTTGGTACGGGTGCCTTTTCCACAACCTCGACGATTCTGCAACAAAGCAACAGTGTTGGTATGAGCATTATTTACTGGGCCATCGGTGGTGTCATCGCAGGCGCTGGCTTTGCGGTGTACGCTGAGTTTGCTACCGCAATTCCCCGCAATGGTGGTGAGCTAAACTATCTACAGTACGCGTTCCGCAAGCCGTACTTCATGGTGGCCTCGAtgtacgccgcgcaggcgcttcTTCTGGGTCAGGCTGCTGGTAATGCCAACGCTGCAGGCCAGTACTTCATCCGTGCGGGCGGAGGTGAGACGACCGAGTGGAACTCGAAGGGTATCGGTGTTGGTATCCTGGTCGCTGCACTGATTATGCACGGCGGCTTCCTCAGGTATGGATTGTGGTTCCAAAACATCCTCGGTATCTTCAAAGTGGTCATTCTCCTTCTGATCGTCTTTGCTGGCTTTGCTGCGCTGGCGGGACGTACGATCGGCGAGGCACCGCACAACTTTGCGAATGCCTTCTCGGGCGCCAGTCAGACGCTAAATGATGGCCATATTCGGAGTGACATTTCTGGTGTGTCAGCATGCTTGTATAACGTACGTTCGACTTCCTTCTGGGACAAATACTAACACATGACAGGCGATTTGGAGTTACGTTGGTTACTCTAACCTCTTCTATGCACTAGGTGAGGTCCATAACCCGGCGCGCACCATGAAGATCGCTGGTCCGCTCGCATTGATCGTCCTTACCATTCTCTACGTACTTGCACAGGTGGCCTACTTTGCCGCGGTGCCAATTCCCGAGATTCTGGAGAGCAAGCAAATTATTGCTGCCTCCTTCTTTAAGCATATGTTTGGTGAAcgttcggcgcgcgccctGTCTGTCTTCGTGGCTCTTTCGGCGGTTGCAAATGTATTCTCGGTGCTCTTCTCCCAGGGCCGTCTGAACCAGGCTCTGGGTCGTGACAACCTTATTCCCTTCTCCAAAATGTTTGCTTCCAACCGTCCTTTCAATACCCCGCTCGCCGGCCTTACTTGGCACATGATTGTCACACTGATTCTCATGCTTGCACCCCCGCAAGGTGATGCTTACAACTTTGTCCTGAACCTTTCCTCCTATCCGCTCAATGTGGTCAATTTGGCCGTCGGCTTGGGTCTTTGCTTGTCGTACCTTCCGCGGTCAAGTGGTCTGAAACCCAGCTGGTTCTACGACTGGAACCCACAATTCCGTGCGACGATCCCCATCACCATTTTCTTCACGTTAGTGTCCGCTTTCTTGGTTATCGTGCCCTGGATTCCACCCACCGAAAAGGTCGATGCACAGTACACCCATATCTGGTACGCGCTCCACGCTGGTGTGGCTCTTGCCTTCTTCGCAGGCGGTGCCCTGTACTGGTGCTGGTGGTACGTCCTCCTTCCTAGGGTTGGTCTATACTGGCCGAACTGGTACACGCTCCGCCCCACGATGGGCCGCTACTGGCTTGAGCCTGTCGAGACCGTCATGGACGACGGTACTATCCGCACCGTTTtcgagcgtcgccttcTCGATGCCAAGCAAAACGCAGACTCCGAAGCGACTGCGGAGCCTGAACCTACCCTCAGGTCTGAATCGGCGAACTAACTCTTACTTCGCTCTTTCGCCTGACCACCGTCATCATATGAAAATAGGGAAATAACTGGTATACCATGGCTATCGCAATGTCAAAATCAGACTCCATTTGTGGGCATCAAAACTCCGCCTTCATTTAGCTCCGCGAGTGCAATGTCCGACCGCAGCCCCGAACCGACTTGGCGCGGACTTTACGCGCCTGGCACGCCATGCTCCGTGCACGGCCAGTTATTTAGTAAAACAAGTGCACGCCTCGAACCGACTGGCAAGGAATCAGATAGATAAATTGCAGATAGCCCGCCACTGAACCACGCCATTCTTCAACTTCAGTGCCACAGTGCATGTTCCCTTCGTACTTGAGTCATTTAAGGCCGACACGACTTTCTCTGACTCTTACCAAGTGCACTACTACCAGAAAGCTCTCTTCATCGCTTTTCCATAGTCGACCCTATTCGTTGACTAACCGCGCTTATTCTTCTTCACGTACTCACACGAAGAACCAACGTCCAGCGCTAGGACCACTTTTTACTGGCGTACCAGCATCCTTTTTGTACAGCACAATGGCACCTATTAACACGGAGAACAAcgacgctcctgcgcagAAGATCCACAACGTGGTACGTACGAATCGCCAAGCGTCATACTGACTGCAGGTGATCATCGGCTCCGGCCCTGCTGGTCACACGGCCGCCATCTACCTGGGGCGTGCCAACCTGGAGCCCCTCATGTTCGAGGTACGTTACATCACGGGCCGGCTCCCGTCCCTAGAGAAGGACAGTCGTACTAACACATAATAGGGTATGCTTGCCAACGGCGTTGCTGCCGGTGGTCAGCTCACGACCACGACCGATGTGGAAAACTATCCCGGCTTCCCGGATGGCATCGGTGGTTCTGAACTCATGGAGAAGCTGCGCGCTCAGTCGCAGCGCTTCGGCACCGACATCAAGACGGAGACCATCTCGAAGGTCGACCTCTCGAGCCGTCCCTTCAAGATCTGGCGCGAATgggccgaggacgagggtCCGATCCTTACGCAGACTCTGATCCTGGCCACGGGTGCGCTTGCCAAGCGCATGCACCTGCCCGGTGAGGAGACCTACTGGCAGAACGGTATCagtgcgtgcgccgtcTGTGACGGTGCTGTCCCCATTTTCCGCAACAAGCCGCTGGTCGTGATTGGTGGTGGTGACTCTGCCTGTGAGGAGGCCACCTACCTGACCAAGTACGGCAGCCACGTCTACGTGCTGGTCCGTCGTGACGAGCTCCGTGCGAGCAGGATTATGGCCAAGCGTCTCCTGTCGCACCCCAAGGTGACTGTGCTGTTCAACACGGTGGCCACCGAGGCGAAGGGTGACGGTGAACTCCTGACTGCTGTGCGCACGAAGAGCACCACGACCGGCGAGGAGAAGGACCTCGAGGCCAACGGTCTGTTCTACGCGATTGGCCACATCCCTGCTACCTCGGTGGTCAAGGGCCTGGTTGACCTTGACGAGGACGGCTACGTGATCACTAAGCCCGGTACTTCGCAGACTTCTGTGCACGGTGTCTTTGCCGCTGGTGATGTTCAGGACAAGAAGTACAGGCAGGCGGTTACCTCCGCCGGCACGGGCTGCATTGCTGCTCTCGAGGCGGAGAGGCTCCTTGCTgaggaggaggccgagTAAAGTAGATAGTCGTACTATTGTTATGCCGCCATGGGTCTATGAGCCGCTCTTCGAAATGCGGGGTAGGCGCTTTGCTCGCGCCACACCTTTccaggcgccgcgtggATTGGCGCGCGTGGCAGTGCCCGATCCCACGCGTCACAGCCCttctgctcggcgccgagcttACGCGGGGTAGATATGTGCCGGAAGCCGGTGGCAAATCAGGGACGGTTGCCGGCTTTTGTCACGTGGTACATATTCAAGAGGGTCTGCCAGCCGAAGCGACCCGTAAAGTTATCCAATCATTAAGCTCTAATTCAAAATCGAGCAGTAACCAACGGTGATGACGATATTCCTCGACCGTCATAGGCTGGGAAAATTGCCAATCGCCTCTTCCGATTAGTGCCGCGGGTGCTTGCAGGCTGAGACTGCGCCTGCATTTTCCCGGCAGAAGAGCTACCTATCCCTCTTATAAACTCTCTCCAGCACCTGGAGGTTTTCTCTTGACCAACATGCTGTCGAcccgcgcgatgcgctcccCCGCCCTCCGCACGGCTGCCCTCAGGGTGAATCGTGCGGCGGCCACCCGTGGTTTCGCCACTGTTGCTGAAGATGCTCCTAACCTGAACGTCGAGGACCTCAAGAAGAAGGTCGAGATGAGCGTCATCGAGTCCGGCAAGGGCTACTACCTCCCTTACGAGAAGCTCGAGAAGAACCTCGAGGTcgtccgcgagcgcctcaaGCGCCCCATGACCATGTCGGAAAAGATCGTCTACGGTCATCTGGACGACCCGCACACCCAGGACATTGAGCGTGGCGTTTCGTACCTGCGCCTTCGCCCTGACCGTGTTGCCTGCCAGGACGCCACCGCCCAGATGGCCCTGCTCCAGTTCATGTCGGCTGGTCTGCCCCACGTCGCTGTGCCCACCACTGTGCACTGTGACCACCTTATCGCTGCCAGCACCGGTGGTGTTGAGGACCTGGCTCGCGCCAAGGACGTGAACAAGGAGGTGTACGACTTCCTTGCCACCTGCACTGCCAAGTACGGTATTGGCTTCTGGAAGCCCGGCTCGGGTATCATTCACCAGATCATCATTGAGAACTACGCCTTCCCCGGTGGTCTGATGATCGGTACTGACTCGCACACCCCCAACGCTGGTGGTCTTAACATGATTGCCTGCGGTGTTGGTGGTGCCGATGCTGTCGATGTTATGGCTGACATTCCCTGGGAGCTCAAGTGCCCCAAGGTCATTGGTGTTGAGCTCAAGGGTAAGCTCTCGGGCTGGACTTCGCCCAAGGACGTTATCCTGAGGGTCGCTGGTGAGCTCACCGTGAAGGGTGGTACCGGTGCCATTGTCGAGTACAAGGGCCCTGGTGTCTCTTCGCTCTCCGCCACTGGTATGGGTACTATCTGCAACATGGGTGCTGAGATTGGTGCCACCACCTCGGTTTTCCCCTTCAACGACCGCCAGGCCAAGTACCTCGAGGCCACTGGCCGTAAGTCGATTGCCGACCAGGCTGCCAAGTACCAGGCCAACCTGCTGCCCGACCGTGACGCTGAGTACGACCGCCACCTCGAGATCGAccttgacgagctcgagcccTACATCAACGGTCCCTTCACCCCCGACCTTGCCACTCCCCTGTCCAAGTTCAAGGAGGCTGTCAAGGAGAACGGCTGgcccgaggagctgcgcgttGCCCTTATCGGCTCGTGCACCAACTCGTCGTACGAGGACATGTCGCGTTCGGCTTCGATCGCCCAGGAGGCCCTTGACCACGGTGTGAAGGCCAAGTCGGGCTTCACCGTTACCCCCGGTTCGGAGCAGATCCGTGCCACCATCGAGCGTGACGGCCAGATGGAGACCCTCACTGAGGCCGGCGGTATGGTTCTTGCCAACGCCTGCGGTCCCTGCATTGGTCAGTGGCACCGTACCGACGTGAAGAAGGGTGAGAAGAACTCGATTATCACGTCGTACAACCGTAACTTCAGCGGCCGTAACGACGCCAACTTTGCCACCCACGCCTTTGTTGCCTCGCCCGACCTGGTTACTGCCATGGCCTTTGCTGGTGACCTGACCTTCAACCCCGTTACCGACTCGCTCACTGGCGCTGACGGCAAGGAGTTCAAGTTCAGCGACCCGAGCGGCCACGAGATCCCTGCCACGGGCTACGACCCCGGTGAGAACACCTTCCAGGCTCCTCCGGAGGATGGCTCGAATGTCGAGGTCATTGTCAGGCCCGACTCGGAGCGTCTCCAGTTCCTGGAGCCTTTCAAGAAGTGGGACGGCAAGAACCCCACTGATATGCCTGTTCTGATCAAGGTGAAGGGCAAGTGCACCACGGACCACATCTCGGCCGGTGGTCCCTGGCTCAAGTACCGTGGCCACCTGCAGAACATCTCGAACAACTGTCTGATTGGTGCCACCAACATTGCCAACGACGAGACCAACAACGTCCAGAACTACTACACCGGCGAGTGGGGTGCGGTTCCCGCCACTGCCATCTCGTACCGTGACGACGGCCACCCCTGGGTTGTGATTGGTGATGACAACTACGGTGAGGGTTCGTCGCGTGAGCACGCTGCCCTGGAGCCCCGCTACCTCGGTGGCTACGCCATCATCACCCGCTCGTTCGCCCGTATCCACGAGACCAACTGCAAGAAGCAGGGTCTGCTGCCCCTGACCTTCCAGGAGTCCAAGGACTACGACCTGGTTCGCCCcgacgacctcgtcgaccttgaGGGTGTGACTGAGCTTGCCCCTGGCAGCGTCGTCACCCTGGTTGCTAAGCACAAGGACGGCTCTGTGGACAAGATTCCCCTGGTTCACTCGTTCAACGAGAACCAGATCGAGTGGTTCAAGGCCGGCAGTGCCCTCAACCTGATGGCTGCCAAGGCTGCCGCCAAGCGCGCTTAAAGGTTCCGTGTACACGCATACCGCAAGACGCTTGTCGTACTATAGATTGCAGTTTCTTCGGAATCGCTTGACTCCTATGTTTGGCATAGCGGACTCGCCACACCGCCCACGGGACCGCCGCAGGGCGGCTGGGGCGCGACTAGTTTGCCTCCACTTCACAG
This is a stretch of genomic DNA from Malassezia japonica chromosome 3, complete sequence. It encodes these proteins:
- a CDS encoding uncharacterized protein (COG:J; BUSCO:EOG0926354S; EggNog:ENOG503NUB4); translated protein: MAARPTVNVRGVDGAATGSLPLPAVFTAPIRPDVVAAIHSNIAKNKRQPYAVASNAGHQTSAESWGTGRAVARIPRVGGGGTHRSGQAAFGNMARGGHMFAPTKVWRRWFIKTNQAQRRYATASALAATALPSLVLARGHRVEEIEEVPLIVSSEVESYTKTKEAVAVLKALNAYNDVVKVSNSRKIRAGVGKLRNRRHTQRRGPLVIYNEDKGLVKAFRNLPGVELVSVHSLNLLQLAPGGHLGRFVIWTEDAFKQLDSIFGTYESASEVKSGFRLPAAKISMPDVTRLINSDEIQSVVRPAGPKQTKRPFTQKKNPLRNRAVLFRLNPYAQASIRNELREQAQRQAGKLKKNTKTPRTTTSPEFFEQLLAP
- a CDS encoding uncharacterized protein (MEROPS:MER0033198; COG:G; SECRETED:SignalP(1-30); EggNog:ENOG503NYYH), giving the protein MAIASLFKMKALFAFVVLAGLIVNVNNVAAREHHVAHNLAVHHHQNMARRINHTSLAEKWNHPSSSSSGHKSSSSHASKSSPHASHASDSASKSASKSGSKSGSKSGSKSKSSSSSASASQTGGSGSGSDEFLVVRTNEGQVRGRLNETSGAYQWLGVPFGADTAGSNRFRPPQPAPKWDGIRDATHYGWSCPQHGSPESVTAVQIFGLSPDVFKNDTQSEDCLNMNIYVGKNFWENYKKSNGTHKAPVWLNFYGGSYEWGSNRIEMYRGDTLVSKDDVISVSANFRNWIFGYPLSPQLHPDQHDGKGEYTGGNPGLKDIDYAIEWVHKNIAHFGGDPDKITIGGTSTGACSVDNWAFAHHNKPSAKLVNGLILQSGSMTSLGRYFLANSSDTFQGHNSSWNLVAQEVGCGTSNDHKQFRCMQQKPWSALMQASFTKNAKFTLAVDHVTTFDNYYERLENKQFVDIPMLIGNNKDEGNAFLIHTANLAPFVGPIITAEVWVCPAGVQADLRHGVAPTWRYRFGPSFYIPDTPDKYKELLTYHGSDTPYAWGTWKQLHFIESGASASDPGPIANLPPTTDNNYIRGKVAQAYREANVEFVKDPQNGLRHFRGGWPEYTKGSKSIGDFGRNNDPHHPFQLASSWDTDLLCGLTNAQVNQNNMKYKPGFDRVRSYLV
- the MUP1 gene encoding methionine permease (COG:E; TransMembrane:10 (o90-110i131-151o171-192i204-223o266-289i318-336o363-384i396-417o437-459i471-496o); EggNog:ENOG503NVPN), with product MSNGVDMTGGNSPLSTDHKGKMGEHEDILPELLPDCGDDVEAAVNSEVPQGRQVGVISAIFLMVNRMLGTGAFSTTSTILQQSNSVGMSIIYWAIGGVIAGAGFAVYAEFATAIPRNGGELNYLQYAFRKPYFMVASMYAAQALLLGQAAGNANAAGQYFIRAGGGETTEWNSKGIGVGILVAALIMHGGFLRYGLWFQNILGIFKVVILLLIVFAGFAALAGRTIGEAPHNFANAFSGASQTLNDGHIRSDISGEVHNPARTMKIAGPLALIVLTILYVLAQVAYFAAVPIPEILESKQIIAASFFKHMFGERSARALSVFVALSAVANVFSVLFSQGRLNQALGRDNLIPFSKMFASNRPFNTPLAGLTWHMIVTLILMLAPPQGDAYNFVLNLSSYPLNVVNLAVGLGLCLSYLPRSSGLKPSWFYDWNPQFRATIPITIFFTLVSAFLVIVPWIPPTEKVDAQYTHIWYALHAGVALAFFAGGALYWCWWYVLLPRVGLYWPNWYTLRPTMGRYWLEPVETVMDDGTIRTVFERRLLDAKQNADSEATAEPEPTLRSESAN
- a CDS encoding uncharacterized protein (BUSCO:EOG0926386D; COG:O; EggNog:ENOG503NW0C) — protein: MAPINTENNDAPAQKIHNVVIIGSGPAGHTAAIYLGRANLEPLMFEGMLANGVAAGGQLTTTTDVENYPGFPDGIGGSELMEKLRAQSQRFGTDIKTETISKVDLSSRPFKIWREWAEDEGPILTQTLILATGALAKRMHLPGEETYWQNGISACAVCDGAVPIFRNKPLVVIGGGDSACEEATYLTKYGSHVYVLVRRDELRASRIMAKRLLSHPKVTVLFNTVATEAKGDGELLTAVRTKSTTTGEEKDLEANGLFYAIGHIPATSVVKGLVDLDEDGYVITKPGTSQTSVHGVFAAGDVQDKKYRQAVTSAGTGCIAALEAERLLAEEEAE
- the ACO1 gene encoding aconitate hydratase (EggNog:ENOG503NV17; COG:C; COG:E), whose product is MLSTRAMRSPALRTAALRVNRAAATRGFATVAEDAPNLNVEDLKKKVEMSVIESGKGYYLPYEKLEKNLEVVRERLKRPMTMSEKIVYGHLDDPHTQDIERGVSYLRLRPDRVACQDATAQMALLQFMSAGLPHVAVPTTVHCDHLIAASTGGVEDLARAKDVNKEVYDFLATCTAKYGIGFWKPGSGIIHQIIIENYAFPGGLMIGTDSHTPNAGGLNMIACGVGGADAVDVMADIPWELKCPKVIGVELKGKLSGWTSPKDVILRVAGELTVKGGTGAIVEYKGPGVSSLSATGMGTICNMGAEIGATTSVFPFNDRQAKYLEATGRKSIADQAAKYQANLLPDRDAEYDRHLEIDLDELEPYINGPFTPDLATPLSKFKEAVKENGWPEELRVALIGSCTNSSYEDMSRSASIAQEALDHGVKAKSGFTVTPGSEQIRATIERDGQMETLTEAGGMVLANACGPCIGQWHRTDVKKGEKNSIITSYNRNFSGRNDANFATHAFVASPDLVTAMAFAGDLTFNPVTDSLTGADGKEFKFSDPSGHEIPATGYDPGENTFQAPPEDGSNVEVIVRPDSERLQFLEPFKKWDGKNPTDMPVLIKVKGKCTTDHISAGGPWLKYRGHLQNISNNCLIGATNIANDETNNVQNYYTGEWGAVPATAISYRDDGHPWVVIGDDNYGEGSSREHAALEPRYLGGYAIITRSFARIHETNCKKQGLLPLTFQESKDYDLVRPDDLVDLEGVTELAPGSVVTLVAKHKDGSVDKIPLVHSFNENQIEWFKAGSALNLMAAKAAAKRA